A genomic window from Gossypium hirsutum isolate 1008001.06 chromosome D12, Gossypium_hirsutum_v2.1, whole genome shotgun sequence includes:
- the LOC107945352 gene encoding U-box domain-containing protein 4 isoform X1 — translation MKHDHMEISLLKALLGNISSFLNLSSFENINSEPVQKFYQRAEEILKLLKPILSAVIDSEITSDKVLGKAFEGLSLSIEELREQFESWQPLLSKVYFVLQVESLISKIWNFSLDVFQFLKSSHQHLPDELSSASLEHCLQKIKHVAYEQASSVIREAIRDQVDSVGPSSDIIVKIAENLSLRSNQEILIEAVALEKLKENAEQAEKTAEAEFIDQIIALVNRMHDRLVSMKQSETCSPVPIPADFCCPLSLELMTDPVIVASGQTYERAFIKNWISLGLTVCPKTRQTLAHTTLIPNYTVKALIANWCESNNVKLPNPTKSISLDQSYPLLVHAESGLPRDSNSFPPPRSSQPLSPESRSRGQAGKNLVTSGGLHHKGTSPLHPLSTSESSLPAIAGNGGGLDVARISLNSVEDRSKLEQRYSDSVGEPPVSPSNNIGQSSQNHIRSVSASSALPNPDSPRGAVGDANETSEGSTHLAAYNSDASGEVKSDAQPRVSSAIPQREPQFPPRLMDTRSRSQTIWRRPSERFIPRIVSSPGVENRADLSGIEAQVKKLVEDLKCTSVDTQREATAQLRLLAKHNMDNRIIIANCGAIVLLVDLLHSPDTKTQENAVTALLNLSINDNNKTAIADADAIEPLIHVLETGSPEAKENSAATLFSLSVIEDNKVKIGRSGAIKPLVDLLGNGTPRGKKDAATALFNLSIFHENKARIVQAGAVRHLVDLMDPAAGMVDKAVAVLANLATIPEGRNAIGQEGGIPVLVEVVELGSARGKENAAAALLQLCTTSGRFCNMVLQEGAVPPLVALSQTGTPRAKEKAQALLSYFRNQRHGSAGRG, via the exons ATGAAACACG ATCATATGGAGATTTCTTTGTTAAAAGCACTTCTCGGTAACATTTCCTCATTTTTAAATTTGTCATCTTTTGAGAACATTAACTCAGAACCAGTTCAGAAGTTTTACCAGAGAGCAGAAGAGATACTAAAGTTGTTGAAGCCAATTCTTAGCGCAGTTATTGATTCAGAAATTACTTCTGATAAAGTGCTTGGTAAGGCATTTGAAGGATTGAGTCTCTCTATAGAAGAATTGAGAGAGCAATTCGAGAGCTGGCAACCCCTTTTGAGTAAAGTTTACTTT GTTCTGCAAGTTGAGTCCTTAATATCGAAGATTTGGAATTTTAGCCTTGATGTATTCCAGTTCTTGAAGTCTTCCCATCAGCATCTGCCTGATGAATTGAGTTCAGCATCTCTTGAG CACTGCTTGCAGAAAATTAAGCATGTAGCATATGAGCAAGCATCATCTGTCATCAGGGAAGCCATACGGGATCAAGTGGATAGTGTTGGACCATCCTCGGACATAATAGTGAAAATTGCAGAGAACTTGAGTTTGAGGTCAAACCAGGAGATTCTGATAGAGGCTGTGGCCCTTGAAAAGTTGAAGGAGAATGCTGAACAAGCTGAAAAAACTGCAGAAGCTGAGTTTATTGATCAAATTATTGCTCTTGTAAATCGCATGCATGATCGTCTTGTATCAATGAAACAATCTGAGACCTGTAGCCCAGTTCCAATACCTGCTGATTTCTGCTGCCCCCTTTCCCTAGAGCTAATGACTGATCCAGTGATTGTGGCATCTGGCCAAACCTATGAGCGGGCTTTCATCAAGAACTGGATTAGTCTTGGGCTCACTGTGTGCCCCAAGACACGGCAAACTTTGGCTCATACCACTCTTATACCTAATTACACAGTAAAGGCACTAATTGCAAATTGGTGCGAGTCAAACAATGTGAAGTTGCCTAATCCCACAAAGTCCATCAGTTTAGACCAATCCTACCCCCTTCTTGTGCACGCAGAGTCTGGCTTGCCAAGGGATTCAAATAGTTTTCCTCCCCCTAGAAGCAGCCAACCATTGTCACCTGAGTCACGGTCTAGAGGTCAAGCTGGTAAGAACCTAGTCACATCCGGCGGACTTCATCACAAGGGAACCTCCCCACTACATCCTCTTTCTACCTCAGAAAGTTCCTTGCCAGCTATAGCtggaaatggagggggtttggatGTTGCAAGAATATCACTAAACAGTGTGGAAGACAGGTCAAAGTTGGAACAAAGGTATAGCGATTCTGTTGGTGAACCCCCTGTGTCACCTTCTAACAATATTGGTCAGTCATCTCAGAACCACATAAGATCTGTCTCAGCCTCTAGTGCACTTCCTAATCCAGATTCTCCTCGAGGAGCTGTTGGAGATGCCAATGAGACTTCTGAGGGTTCAACTCATCTCGCAGCCTACAATAGTGATGCTTCTGGAGAGGTGAAATCTGATGCACAGCCTAGAGTTAGCTCAGCCATTCCACAAAGAGAACCTCAGTTTCCTCCTCGGTTGATGGATACACGATCGCGAAGCCAAACAATCTGGCGCCGGCCATCGGAAAGGTTCATTCCAAGGATAGTTTCTTCTCCTGGTGTTGAGAACAGGGCTGACCTTTCTGGCATTGAAGCCCAGGTTAAGAAGTTAGTGGAGGACTTGAAGTGCACTTCAGTTGATACTCAAAGAGAGGCCACAGCTCAACTCAGGTTACTTGCTAAGCACAATATGGATAATCGGATTATAATAGCGAACTGTGGGGCCATTGTCTTGTTAGTTGATTTGCTTCATTCACCGGATACGAAGACTCAGGAAAATGCTGTTACAGCACTTCTTAACTTGTCAATTAATGATAACAACAAAACAGCAATTGCTGATGCCGATGCAATTGAGCCTCTGATTCATGTCCTTGAGACAGGAAGCCCTGAAGCTAAAGAAAACTCAGCTGCCACTCTCTTCAGCCTTTCAGTCATTGAGGATAACAAAGTCAAGATTGGAAGGTCTGGGGCAATCAAGCCTCTTGTTGATTTATTGGGGAATGGTACCCCTAGGGGAAAGAAAGATGCAGCTACCGCTTTGTTTAATCTGTCAATATTTCATGAAAACAAGGCTCGAATTGTGCAAGCCGGTGCTGTAAGACACCTTGTGGACTTGATGGACCCAGCAGCTGGAATGGTTGATAAGGCAGTTGCTGTTTTGGCTAATCTTGCTACAATTCCTGAAGGGAGGAATGCTATTGGGCAGGAGGGTGGGATTCCTGTGCTGGTCGAGGTTGTTGAGTTGGGCTCAGCGAGAGGAAAGGAAAATGCTGCCGCTGCCCTTTTACAACTCTGCACAACCAGTGGTAGGTTTTGCAATATGGTTCTCCAAGAAGGAGCTGTTCCACCACTAGTGGCATTGTCCCAGACTGGCACCCCAAGAGCTAAAGAGAAG GCACAGGCACTTCTGAGCTACTTCAGGAACCAACGACATGGTAGTGCTGGAAGAGGCTGA
- the LOC107945352 gene encoding U-box domain-containing protein 4 isoform X3 translates to MKHDHMEISLLKALLVIDSEITSDKVLGKAFEGLSLSIEELREQFESWQPLLSKVYFVLQVESLISKIWNFSLDVFQFLKSSHQHLPDELSSASLEHCLQKIKHVAYEQASSVIREAIRDQVDSVGPSSDIIVKIAENLSLRSNQEILIEAVALEKLKENAEQAEKTAEAEFIDQIIALVNRMHDRLVSMKQSETCSPVPIPADFCCPLSLELMTDPVIVASGQTYERAFIKNWISLGLTVCPKTRQTLAHTTLIPNYTVKALIANWCESNNVKLPNPTKSISLDQSYPLLVHAESGLPRDSNSFPPPRSSQPLSPESRSRGQAGKNLVTSGGLHHKGTSPLHPLSTSESSLPAIAGNGGGLDVARISLNSVEDRSKLEQRYSDSVGEPPVSPSNNIGQSSQNHIRSVSASSALPNPDSPRGAVGDANETSEGSTHLAAYNSDASGEVKSDAQPRVSSAIPQREPQFPPRLMDTRSRSQTIWRRPSERFIPRIVSSPGVENRADLSGIEAQVKKLVEDLKCTSVDTQREATAQLRLLAKHNMDNRIIIANCGAIVLLVDLLHSPDTKTQENAVTALLNLSINDNNKTAIADADAIEPLIHVLETGSPEAKENSAATLFSLSVIEDNKVKIGRSGAIKPLVDLLGNGTPRGKKDAATALFNLSIFHENKARIVQAGAVRHLVDLMDPAAGMVDKAVAVLANLATIPEGRNAIGQEGGIPVLVEVVELGSARGKENAAAALLQLCTTSGRFCNMVLQEGAVPPLVALSQTGTPRAKEKAQALLSYFRNQRHGSAGRG, encoded by the exons ATGAAACACG ATCATATGGAGATTTCTTTGTTAAAAGCACTTCTCG TTATTGATTCAGAAATTACTTCTGATAAAGTGCTTGGTAAGGCATTTGAAGGATTGAGTCTCTCTATAGAAGAATTGAGAGAGCAATTCGAGAGCTGGCAACCCCTTTTGAGTAAAGTTTACTTT GTTCTGCAAGTTGAGTCCTTAATATCGAAGATTTGGAATTTTAGCCTTGATGTATTCCAGTTCTTGAAGTCTTCCCATCAGCATCTGCCTGATGAATTGAGTTCAGCATCTCTTGAG CACTGCTTGCAGAAAATTAAGCATGTAGCATATGAGCAAGCATCATCTGTCATCAGGGAAGCCATACGGGATCAAGTGGATAGTGTTGGACCATCCTCGGACATAATAGTGAAAATTGCAGAGAACTTGAGTTTGAGGTCAAACCAGGAGATTCTGATAGAGGCTGTGGCCCTTGAAAAGTTGAAGGAGAATGCTGAACAAGCTGAAAAAACTGCAGAAGCTGAGTTTATTGATCAAATTATTGCTCTTGTAAATCGCATGCATGATCGTCTTGTATCAATGAAACAATCTGAGACCTGTAGCCCAGTTCCAATACCTGCTGATTTCTGCTGCCCCCTTTCCCTAGAGCTAATGACTGATCCAGTGATTGTGGCATCTGGCCAAACCTATGAGCGGGCTTTCATCAAGAACTGGATTAGTCTTGGGCTCACTGTGTGCCCCAAGACACGGCAAACTTTGGCTCATACCACTCTTATACCTAATTACACAGTAAAGGCACTAATTGCAAATTGGTGCGAGTCAAACAATGTGAAGTTGCCTAATCCCACAAAGTCCATCAGTTTAGACCAATCCTACCCCCTTCTTGTGCACGCAGAGTCTGGCTTGCCAAGGGATTCAAATAGTTTTCCTCCCCCTAGAAGCAGCCAACCATTGTCACCTGAGTCACGGTCTAGAGGTCAAGCTGGTAAGAACCTAGTCACATCCGGCGGACTTCATCACAAGGGAACCTCCCCACTACATCCTCTTTCTACCTCAGAAAGTTCCTTGCCAGCTATAGCtggaaatggagggggtttggatGTTGCAAGAATATCACTAAACAGTGTGGAAGACAGGTCAAAGTTGGAACAAAGGTATAGCGATTCTGTTGGTGAACCCCCTGTGTCACCTTCTAACAATATTGGTCAGTCATCTCAGAACCACATAAGATCTGTCTCAGCCTCTAGTGCACTTCCTAATCCAGATTCTCCTCGAGGAGCTGTTGGAGATGCCAATGAGACTTCTGAGGGTTCAACTCATCTCGCAGCCTACAATAGTGATGCTTCTGGAGAGGTGAAATCTGATGCACAGCCTAGAGTTAGCTCAGCCATTCCACAAAGAGAACCTCAGTTTCCTCCTCGGTTGATGGATACACGATCGCGAAGCCAAACAATCTGGCGCCGGCCATCGGAAAGGTTCATTCCAAGGATAGTTTCTTCTCCTGGTGTTGAGAACAGGGCTGACCTTTCTGGCATTGAAGCCCAGGTTAAGAAGTTAGTGGAGGACTTGAAGTGCACTTCAGTTGATACTCAAAGAGAGGCCACAGCTCAACTCAGGTTACTTGCTAAGCACAATATGGATAATCGGATTATAATAGCGAACTGTGGGGCCATTGTCTTGTTAGTTGATTTGCTTCATTCACCGGATACGAAGACTCAGGAAAATGCTGTTACAGCACTTCTTAACTTGTCAATTAATGATAACAACAAAACAGCAATTGCTGATGCCGATGCAATTGAGCCTCTGATTCATGTCCTTGAGACAGGAAGCCCTGAAGCTAAAGAAAACTCAGCTGCCACTCTCTTCAGCCTTTCAGTCATTGAGGATAACAAAGTCAAGATTGGAAGGTCTGGGGCAATCAAGCCTCTTGTTGATTTATTGGGGAATGGTACCCCTAGGGGAAAGAAAGATGCAGCTACCGCTTTGTTTAATCTGTCAATATTTCATGAAAACAAGGCTCGAATTGTGCAAGCCGGTGCTGTAAGACACCTTGTGGACTTGATGGACCCAGCAGCTGGAATGGTTGATAAGGCAGTTGCTGTTTTGGCTAATCTTGCTACAATTCCTGAAGGGAGGAATGCTATTGGGCAGGAGGGTGGGATTCCTGTGCTGGTCGAGGTTGTTGAGTTGGGCTCAGCGAGAGGAAAGGAAAATGCTGCCGCTGCCCTTTTACAACTCTGCACAACCAGTGGTAGGTTTTGCAATATGGTTCTCCAAGAAGGAGCTGTTCCACCACTAGTGGCATTGTCCCAGACTGGCACCCCAAGAGCTAAAGAGAAG GCACAGGCACTTCTGAGCTACTTCAGGAACCAACGACATGGTAGTGCTGGAAGAGGCTGA
- the LOC107945352 gene encoding U-box domain-containing protein 4 isoform X2: protein MEISLLKALLGNISSFLNLSSFENINSEPVQKFYQRAEEILKLLKPILSAVIDSEITSDKVLGKAFEGLSLSIEELREQFESWQPLLSKVYFVLQVESLISKIWNFSLDVFQFLKSSHQHLPDELSSASLEHCLQKIKHVAYEQASSVIREAIRDQVDSVGPSSDIIVKIAENLSLRSNQEILIEAVALEKLKENAEQAEKTAEAEFIDQIIALVNRMHDRLVSMKQSETCSPVPIPADFCCPLSLELMTDPVIVASGQTYERAFIKNWISLGLTVCPKTRQTLAHTTLIPNYTVKALIANWCESNNVKLPNPTKSISLDQSYPLLVHAESGLPRDSNSFPPPRSSQPLSPESRSRGQAGKNLVTSGGLHHKGTSPLHPLSTSESSLPAIAGNGGGLDVARISLNSVEDRSKLEQRYSDSVGEPPVSPSNNIGQSSQNHIRSVSASSALPNPDSPRGAVGDANETSEGSTHLAAYNSDASGEVKSDAQPRVSSAIPQREPQFPPRLMDTRSRSQTIWRRPSERFIPRIVSSPGVENRADLSGIEAQVKKLVEDLKCTSVDTQREATAQLRLLAKHNMDNRIIIANCGAIVLLVDLLHSPDTKTQENAVTALLNLSINDNNKTAIADADAIEPLIHVLETGSPEAKENSAATLFSLSVIEDNKVKIGRSGAIKPLVDLLGNGTPRGKKDAATALFNLSIFHENKARIVQAGAVRHLVDLMDPAAGMVDKAVAVLANLATIPEGRNAIGQEGGIPVLVEVVELGSARGKENAAAALLQLCTTSGRFCNMVLQEGAVPPLVALSQTGTPRAKEKAQALLSYFRNQRHGSAGRG from the exons ATGGAGATTTCTTTGTTAAAAGCACTTCTCGGTAACATTTCCTCATTTTTAAATTTGTCATCTTTTGAGAACATTAACTCAGAACCAGTTCAGAAGTTTTACCAGAGAGCAGAAGAGATACTAAAGTTGTTGAAGCCAATTCTTAGCGCAGTTATTGATTCAGAAATTACTTCTGATAAAGTGCTTGGTAAGGCATTTGAAGGATTGAGTCTCTCTATAGAAGAATTGAGAGAGCAATTCGAGAGCTGGCAACCCCTTTTGAGTAAAGTTTACTTT GTTCTGCAAGTTGAGTCCTTAATATCGAAGATTTGGAATTTTAGCCTTGATGTATTCCAGTTCTTGAAGTCTTCCCATCAGCATCTGCCTGATGAATTGAGTTCAGCATCTCTTGAG CACTGCTTGCAGAAAATTAAGCATGTAGCATATGAGCAAGCATCATCTGTCATCAGGGAAGCCATACGGGATCAAGTGGATAGTGTTGGACCATCCTCGGACATAATAGTGAAAATTGCAGAGAACTTGAGTTTGAGGTCAAACCAGGAGATTCTGATAGAGGCTGTGGCCCTTGAAAAGTTGAAGGAGAATGCTGAACAAGCTGAAAAAACTGCAGAAGCTGAGTTTATTGATCAAATTATTGCTCTTGTAAATCGCATGCATGATCGTCTTGTATCAATGAAACAATCTGAGACCTGTAGCCCAGTTCCAATACCTGCTGATTTCTGCTGCCCCCTTTCCCTAGAGCTAATGACTGATCCAGTGATTGTGGCATCTGGCCAAACCTATGAGCGGGCTTTCATCAAGAACTGGATTAGTCTTGGGCTCACTGTGTGCCCCAAGACACGGCAAACTTTGGCTCATACCACTCTTATACCTAATTACACAGTAAAGGCACTAATTGCAAATTGGTGCGAGTCAAACAATGTGAAGTTGCCTAATCCCACAAAGTCCATCAGTTTAGACCAATCCTACCCCCTTCTTGTGCACGCAGAGTCTGGCTTGCCAAGGGATTCAAATAGTTTTCCTCCCCCTAGAAGCAGCCAACCATTGTCACCTGAGTCACGGTCTAGAGGTCAAGCTGGTAAGAACCTAGTCACATCCGGCGGACTTCATCACAAGGGAACCTCCCCACTACATCCTCTTTCTACCTCAGAAAGTTCCTTGCCAGCTATAGCtggaaatggagggggtttggatGTTGCAAGAATATCACTAAACAGTGTGGAAGACAGGTCAAAGTTGGAACAAAGGTATAGCGATTCTGTTGGTGAACCCCCTGTGTCACCTTCTAACAATATTGGTCAGTCATCTCAGAACCACATAAGATCTGTCTCAGCCTCTAGTGCACTTCCTAATCCAGATTCTCCTCGAGGAGCTGTTGGAGATGCCAATGAGACTTCTGAGGGTTCAACTCATCTCGCAGCCTACAATAGTGATGCTTCTGGAGAGGTGAAATCTGATGCACAGCCTAGAGTTAGCTCAGCCATTCCACAAAGAGAACCTCAGTTTCCTCCTCGGTTGATGGATACACGATCGCGAAGCCAAACAATCTGGCGCCGGCCATCGGAAAGGTTCATTCCAAGGATAGTTTCTTCTCCTGGTGTTGAGAACAGGGCTGACCTTTCTGGCATTGAAGCCCAGGTTAAGAAGTTAGTGGAGGACTTGAAGTGCACTTCAGTTGATACTCAAAGAGAGGCCACAGCTCAACTCAGGTTACTTGCTAAGCACAATATGGATAATCGGATTATAATAGCGAACTGTGGGGCCATTGTCTTGTTAGTTGATTTGCTTCATTCACCGGATACGAAGACTCAGGAAAATGCTGTTACAGCACTTCTTAACTTGTCAATTAATGATAACAACAAAACAGCAATTGCTGATGCCGATGCAATTGAGCCTCTGATTCATGTCCTTGAGACAGGAAGCCCTGAAGCTAAAGAAAACTCAGCTGCCACTCTCTTCAGCCTTTCAGTCATTGAGGATAACAAAGTCAAGATTGGAAGGTCTGGGGCAATCAAGCCTCTTGTTGATTTATTGGGGAATGGTACCCCTAGGGGAAAGAAAGATGCAGCTACCGCTTTGTTTAATCTGTCAATATTTCATGAAAACAAGGCTCGAATTGTGCAAGCCGGTGCTGTAAGACACCTTGTGGACTTGATGGACCCAGCAGCTGGAATGGTTGATAAGGCAGTTGCTGTTTTGGCTAATCTTGCTACAATTCCTGAAGGGAGGAATGCTATTGGGCAGGAGGGTGGGATTCCTGTGCTGGTCGAGGTTGTTGAGTTGGGCTCAGCGAGAGGAAAGGAAAATGCTGCCGCTGCCCTTTTACAACTCTGCACAACCAGTGGTAGGTTTTGCAATATGGTTCTCCAAGAAGGAGCTGTTCCACCACTAGTGGCATTGTCCCAGACTGGCACCCCAAGAGCTAAAGAGAAG GCACAGGCACTTCTGAGCTACTTCAGGAACCAACGACATGGTAGTGCTGGAAGAGGCTGA
- the LOC107945352 gene encoding U-box domain-containing protein 4 isoform X4 translates to MEISLLKALLVIDSEITSDKVLGKAFEGLSLSIEELREQFESWQPLLSKVYFVLQVESLISKIWNFSLDVFQFLKSSHQHLPDELSSASLEHCLQKIKHVAYEQASSVIREAIRDQVDSVGPSSDIIVKIAENLSLRSNQEILIEAVALEKLKENAEQAEKTAEAEFIDQIIALVNRMHDRLVSMKQSETCSPVPIPADFCCPLSLELMTDPVIVASGQTYERAFIKNWISLGLTVCPKTRQTLAHTTLIPNYTVKALIANWCESNNVKLPNPTKSISLDQSYPLLVHAESGLPRDSNSFPPPRSSQPLSPESRSRGQAGKNLVTSGGLHHKGTSPLHPLSTSESSLPAIAGNGGGLDVARISLNSVEDRSKLEQRYSDSVGEPPVSPSNNIGQSSQNHIRSVSASSALPNPDSPRGAVGDANETSEGSTHLAAYNSDASGEVKSDAQPRVSSAIPQREPQFPPRLMDTRSRSQTIWRRPSERFIPRIVSSPGVENRADLSGIEAQVKKLVEDLKCTSVDTQREATAQLRLLAKHNMDNRIIIANCGAIVLLVDLLHSPDTKTQENAVTALLNLSINDNNKTAIADADAIEPLIHVLETGSPEAKENSAATLFSLSVIEDNKVKIGRSGAIKPLVDLLGNGTPRGKKDAATALFNLSIFHENKARIVQAGAVRHLVDLMDPAAGMVDKAVAVLANLATIPEGRNAIGQEGGIPVLVEVVELGSARGKENAAAALLQLCTTSGRFCNMVLQEGAVPPLVALSQTGTPRAKEKAQALLSYFRNQRHGSAGRG, encoded by the exons ATGGAGATTTCTTTGTTAAAAGCACTTCTCG TTATTGATTCAGAAATTACTTCTGATAAAGTGCTTGGTAAGGCATTTGAAGGATTGAGTCTCTCTATAGAAGAATTGAGAGAGCAATTCGAGAGCTGGCAACCCCTTTTGAGTAAAGTTTACTTT GTTCTGCAAGTTGAGTCCTTAATATCGAAGATTTGGAATTTTAGCCTTGATGTATTCCAGTTCTTGAAGTCTTCCCATCAGCATCTGCCTGATGAATTGAGTTCAGCATCTCTTGAG CACTGCTTGCAGAAAATTAAGCATGTAGCATATGAGCAAGCATCATCTGTCATCAGGGAAGCCATACGGGATCAAGTGGATAGTGTTGGACCATCCTCGGACATAATAGTGAAAATTGCAGAGAACTTGAGTTTGAGGTCAAACCAGGAGATTCTGATAGAGGCTGTGGCCCTTGAAAAGTTGAAGGAGAATGCTGAACAAGCTGAAAAAACTGCAGAAGCTGAGTTTATTGATCAAATTATTGCTCTTGTAAATCGCATGCATGATCGTCTTGTATCAATGAAACAATCTGAGACCTGTAGCCCAGTTCCAATACCTGCTGATTTCTGCTGCCCCCTTTCCCTAGAGCTAATGACTGATCCAGTGATTGTGGCATCTGGCCAAACCTATGAGCGGGCTTTCATCAAGAACTGGATTAGTCTTGGGCTCACTGTGTGCCCCAAGACACGGCAAACTTTGGCTCATACCACTCTTATACCTAATTACACAGTAAAGGCACTAATTGCAAATTGGTGCGAGTCAAACAATGTGAAGTTGCCTAATCCCACAAAGTCCATCAGTTTAGACCAATCCTACCCCCTTCTTGTGCACGCAGAGTCTGGCTTGCCAAGGGATTCAAATAGTTTTCCTCCCCCTAGAAGCAGCCAACCATTGTCACCTGAGTCACGGTCTAGAGGTCAAGCTGGTAAGAACCTAGTCACATCCGGCGGACTTCATCACAAGGGAACCTCCCCACTACATCCTCTTTCTACCTCAGAAAGTTCCTTGCCAGCTATAGCtggaaatggagggggtttggatGTTGCAAGAATATCACTAAACAGTGTGGAAGACAGGTCAAAGTTGGAACAAAGGTATAGCGATTCTGTTGGTGAACCCCCTGTGTCACCTTCTAACAATATTGGTCAGTCATCTCAGAACCACATAAGATCTGTCTCAGCCTCTAGTGCACTTCCTAATCCAGATTCTCCTCGAGGAGCTGTTGGAGATGCCAATGAGACTTCTGAGGGTTCAACTCATCTCGCAGCCTACAATAGTGATGCTTCTGGAGAGGTGAAATCTGATGCACAGCCTAGAGTTAGCTCAGCCATTCCACAAAGAGAACCTCAGTTTCCTCCTCGGTTGATGGATACACGATCGCGAAGCCAAACAATCTGGCGCCGGCCATCGGAAAGGTTCATTCCAAGGATAGTTTCTTCTCCTGGTGTTGAGAACAGGGCTGACCTTTCTGGCATTGAAGCCCAGGTTAAGAAGTTAGTGGAGGACTTGAAGTGCACTTCAGTTGATACTCAAAGAGAGGCCACAGCTCAACTCAGGTTACTTGCTAAGCACAATATGGATAATCGGATTATAATAGCGAACTGTGGGGCCATTGTCTTGTTAGTTGATTTGCTTCATTCACCGGATACGAAGACTCAGGAAAATGCTGTTACAGCACTTCTTAACTTGTCAATTAATGATAACAACAAAACAGCAATTGCTGATGCCGATGCAATTGAGCCTCTGATTCATGTCCTTGAGACAGGAAGCCCTGAAGCTAAAGAAAACTCAGCTGCCACTCTCTTCAGCCTTTCAGTCATTGAGGATAACAAAGTCAAGATTGGAAGGTCTGGGGCAATCAAGCCTCTTGTTGATTTATTGGGGAATGGTACCCCTAGGGGAAAGAAAGATGCAGCTACCGCTTTGTTTAATCTGTCAATATTTCATGAAAACAAGGCTCGAATTGTGCAAGCCGGTGCTGTAAGACACCTTGTGGACTTGATGGACCCAGCAGCTGGAATGGTTGATAAGGCAGTTGCTGTTTTGGCTAATCTTGCTACAATTCCTGAAGGGAGGAATGCTATTGGGCAGGAGGGTGGGATTCCTGTGCTGGTCGAGGTTGTTGAGTTGGGCTCAGCGAGAGGAAAGGAAAATGCTGCCGCTGCCCTTTTACAACTCTGCACAACCAGTGGTAGGTTTTGCAATATGGTTCTCCAAGAAGGAGCTGTTCCACCACTAGTGGCATTGTCCCAGACTGGCACCCCAAGAGCTAAAGAGAAG GCACAGGCACTTCTGAGCTACTTCAGGAACCAACGACATGGTAGTGCTGGAAGAGGCTGA